Proteins from one Candidatus Methylacidiphilales bacterium genomic window:
- a CDS encoding extracellular solute-binding protein, whose translation MLQNLHKSGLLIVCVVLALSLTSCKNKEESTAPKSLNFYNWSEYIDPAVITEFEAESGIKVQYDLFDSQEVVESKMLAGDSGYDLVVIGSNFMERFISNKLAYKLDKSLLPNLVNADPNFLKVLASFDANNEHAINYLWGMTAISYNEELVKKNLPNANLSSWSLLFDPTSAKALSKCGIAITDNPAEVVANALIYLKKDPLSGSIEDLGEAKKLLLAIRPYVKYIDTTKVINDFANKEICIGITYNGDANIAQTRADEAKLPIKIKFFVPKEGAVRFFDTLMIPSDAKNIAEAHTFINFILKPEIMAKITNFTQYANSNIQSSQFVDKAVLENTSIYPPKDLESKLISVRSYSLEYERALTDVWNSFRTAQAK comes from the coding sequence ATGCTACAAAATTTACACAAAAGTGGATTATTGATCGTATGCGTCGTCCTAGCATTGTCACTTACCTCGTGCAAAAATAAAGAAGAATCTACCGCACCAAAATCACTTAATTTTTATAACTGGTCAGAGTATATAGACCCTGCCGTGATTACTGAATTTGAAGCTGAATCAGGAATTAAAGTGCAGTATGACCTATTTGATAGCCAAGAAGTTGTAGAATCAAAAATGCTTGCTGGTGATAGTGGATATGATCTTGTTGTGATAGGTTCTAATTTTATGGAAAGATTTATCAGCAATAAACTTGCCTATAAGCTTGATAAATCTCTTCTACCAAACCTTGTGAACGCCGACCCGAACTTCTTAAAAGTATTAGCCTCATTTGATGCTAATAACGAACATGCGATTAATTATCTATGGGGAATGACCGCGATTTCTTACAACGAGGAGCTCGTGAAGAAAAATTTACCAAATGCAAATTTAAGTTCATGGAGTCTTCTCTTTGACCCAACATCAGCTAAAGCATTATCAAAATGTGGTATTGCGATCACTGATAATCCTGCTGAGGTCGTTGCCAACGCACTTATTTATTTGAAAAAAGATCCACTTTCGGGAAGCATTGAAGATCTTGGGGAGGCTAAAAAACTTCTTCTGGCTATTCGCCCATATGTCAAATACATTGATACGACAAAAGTGATAAATGACTTTGCCAATAAAGAGATTTGTATCGGTATTACTTACAATGGCGATGCAAATATTGCACAAACAAGAGCCGATGAAGCAAAACTACCCATCAAGATTAAATTCTTTGTGCCGAAGGAAGGTGCAGTTAGATTCTTTGATACCTTGATGATTCCCAGTGACGCTAAAAATATTGCTGAAGCACATACGTTTATTAACTTTATTTTGAAACCTGAAATTATGGCAAAAATTACAAATTTCACTCAATATGCTAACAGTAATATTCAATCGTCGCAGTTTGTAGACAAGGCAGTCCTAGAAAACACAAGTATTTACCCTCCCAAGGATTTGGAAAGCAAACTTATCTCCGTTCGTTCATATTCATTAGAATATGAACGCGCATTAACCGATGTGTGGAATAGTTTTAGAACTGCGCAAGCAAAATAG
- the nirK gene encoding copper-containing nitrite reductase, protein MNKIFTVVISTVMVLFQTSAYYYSKYFIHSYLLCFINVSTKITNDTIPSAKIIVKLEVKEIEKEIAPGVKYTFWTYGDYVPGKFIRVRVGDEVEFHLSNHPTSKVPHNIDLHAVTGTGGGAASSFTAPGHTSVFNFKVINPGLYIYHCATAPVGMHVANGMYGLIYVETEEGLPPVDKEFYVVQGDFYTVGKNGQQGYQPFSMEKAINETPDYVVFNGSTTSLVGPNALKVNVGETVRIFFGVGGPNLTSSFHPIGEIFDKVYPEGATNVFYENVQTTSVPPGGSSIVEFKSDVPGVSILVDHALTRAFNKGALGQIKFVGPENKTIYSGKVADEVYLPEGIDVRVPVEDKFVVATAPKTKADRIAKGKQLYITNCAACHQTNGAGIENVFPPLAKSDYLNKDKANAIRAVIKGLTGPIVVNGKKYNSAMPALNLNNDEVSNILTFVYNSWGNSNKEVTPEEVEAQRK, encoded by the coding sequence ATGAATAAAATATTTACTGTAGTAATAAGCACTGTTATGGTGTTGTTTCAAACAAGTGCTTATTACTACAGTAAATATTTTATTCATTCCTATCTCCTATGTTTTATTAATGTAAGTACAAAAATTACTAACGACACTATCCCGAGTGCAAAAATAATAGTTAAGTTAGAAGTTAAAGAAATTGAAAAGGAAATTGCTCCAGGGGTTAAGTATACCTTTTGGACTTACGGTGATTATGTTCCTGGGAAATTTATTCGTGTAAGAGTAGGAGATGAGGTTGAATTTCATCTTTCTAATCACCCCACGAGTAAGGTACCTCATAATATAGATTTACATGCTGTTACAGGTACTGGAGGTGGAGCCGCTTCTTCGTTTACTGCTCCCGGCCACACTTCTGTATTTAATTTTAAAGTCATTAACCCTGGTTTATATATTTATCATTGTGCAACCGCTCCAGTAGGAATGCATGTTGCAAATGGCATGTATGGATTAATTTATGTAGAAACAGAAGAAGGTCTTCCACCAGTAGATAAAGAATTTTATGTAGTGCAGGGTGATTTTTATACCGTGGGTAAAAATGGACAGCAAGGTTACCAACCTTTCAGTATGGAAAAAGCGATAAACGAAACTCCAGACTATGTTGTGTTTAACGGATCTACTACTTCATTAGTGGGACCTAATGCGCTCAAAGTCAATGTCGGTGAAACCGTTCGAATCTTTTTTGGAGTTGGCGGACCAAATTTAACTTCATCGTTCCATCCAATTGGTGAAATATTCGATAAAGTGTACCCAGAGGGAGCGACAAATGTCTTTTATGAAAATGTTCAAACTACCAGCGTCCCACCTGGCGGTTCGTCGATTGTTGAGTTTAAATCTGATGTGCCCGGAGTAAGTATTCTCGTAGACCACGCACTTACTAGAGCGTTTAATAAAGGAGCATTAGGCCAAATTAAATTTGTTGGACCAGAAAATAAAACAATCTATTCTGGCAAAGTTGCTGACGAGGTGTATCTCCCTGAAGGAATAGATGTTCGGGTACCTGTTGAAGATAAATTTGTTGTTGCCACTGCCCCGAAAACTAAAGCTGATAGAATTGCAAAGGGTAAGCAGCTCTATATAACCAACTGTGCCGCTTGCCATCAAACCAATGGTGCGGGTATTGAAAATGTATTTCCTCCACTGGCTAAGTCTGATTATCTTAATAAAGATAAAGCCAATGCAATCAGAGCCGTGATCAAAGGATTAACTGGTCCTATCGTAGTAAATGGAAAAAAATACAACTCAGCAATGCCAGCATTAAATCTAAACAATGATGAAGTAAGCAATATCCTCACTTTTGTTTATAACTCTTGGGGCAATTCTAATAAAGAAGTCACTCCAGAAGAGGTTGAAGCACAAAGAAAATAA
- a CDS encoding DEAD/DEAH box helicase: MFNKKNRPFSSRSKKPFQRNSSPFKGSSINVKNLKDKFSHQESKPKTPVVIANNFSDFNLHKDILHNLSLLGFKKPTEIQDLAIPHVQSGKDLIGLANTGTGKTAAFLLPLINKILHDRTQFVLIVVPTRELAIQILKDTMAFSLNVGLRFANIIGGASMRTQIQDLKKNPCIVIGTPGRLIDIIKQGHLQLKGFNNIVLDEADRMLDMGFIADIKYICKHMAQQKQVLLFSASMPTEIKNIIHSFQHDPVTIDLQKNVTGTIEQSIIEVGKQSKMELLHNLLTKEECNKVIIFVRTKHGVSKLEKDLIQRGFKATSIHGDKTQAARQKSLLLFRENKVQILIATDIASRGLDIPQVSHVINFDLPANYDDYTHRIGRTGRAGNTGIAITFAP; the protein is encoded by the coding sequence ATGTTTAATAAAAAAAATAGGCCGTTTTCTAGTAGGTCAAAAAAACCATTCCAAAGGAACTCAAGCCCTTTTAAGGGATCCTCTATTAATGTCAAAAATCTTAAGGATAAATTTAGCCATCAGGAAAGCAAGCCAAAAACTCCTGTTGTTATTGCTAACAATTTCTCTGATTTTAATTTACATAAAGACATTCTTCACAATTTATCCTTACTTGGCTTTAAAAAACCAACTGAAATACAAGATTTAGCTATTCCCCATGTGCAAAGTGGTAAGGATCTCATTGGTCTAGCCAATACTGGAACTGGCAAAACTGCAGCATTTTTACTTCCACTGATCAACAAAATCCTCCACGATCGCACACAGTTCGTTCTCATTGTCGTGCCCACCAGAGAGTTGGCGATACAGATATTAAAAGACACCATGGCTTTTTCATTGAATGTTGGATTACGATTTGCTAATATTATTGGTGGAGCTAGTATGAGAACACAAATACAAGACTTAAAAAAGAATCCATGTATCGTAATCGGAACACCTGGAAGACTTATTGATATTATTAAGCAAGGGCATCTTCAATTAAAAGGTTTTAATAATATTGTTCTTGATGAAGCAGATCGCATGTTAGATATGGGATTTATCGCAGATATCAAATATATTTGTAAGCACATGGCACAACAAAAACAAGTCTTACTTTTCTCAGCATCAATGCCTACAGAAATTAAGAATATTATTCATAGCTTCCAACATGACCCAGTTACCATAGACCTTCAAAAGAATGTTACTGGCACTATAGAACAATCAATCATAGAAGTAGGCAAACAATCAAAAATGGAACTCTTACATAATTTGTTAACCAAAGAAGAATGTAATAAAGTTATTATCTTTGTCCGCACTAAACATGGGGTGTCAAAACTAGAAAAAGATCTGATCCAGAGAGGATTTAAGGCAACTTCAATTCATGGCGACAAAACCCAGGCCGCAAGGCAAAAATCTCTACTGCTATTTAGAGAAAATAAAGTACAGATACTTATTGCCACTGATATCGCGTCTCGTGGATTAGATATTCCGCAAGTAAGTCATGTAATTAATTTTGATTTGCCAGCTAACTATGATGATTACACTCACCGCATCGGAAGAACCGGTAGAGCAGGTAATACCGGTATTGCTATTACTTTTGCACCGTAA
- a CDS encoding penicillin acylase family protein translates to MRFNYLALLFILQIGCVPAFALSLKQGEVKIIRDAYGVPAIFANSVREVYYGYGYAVAQDRLFQMEMIRRSTQGQVAEVLGVEYLAFDKYARNLFWKKSILAQIDALSVEEKAILDSYADGMNAYIDSISSEPQLIPHEFKKLGMALTKWNRFDVVMVFVGTMAGRYSDFTTELENLKLLGSLRKKYGDNTAQNIFNQLKWIVDPLAPTTIPRRYGSFEGRVTNKALLPPDQSWLKVDPVVSASEDMLGIMKPSPASNIWILGKNKSKNAEAILVNGPQFGLFDPGYVYAVSLHAPGFEVSGTTPFAYPCIIFGHNNAIGWGSTAGFGDLVDLFVEKLHDKNKNEYLHQGVYKPMEVTRETILVKNADPVIFTVSRSVHGNIIALGSEYAISKARSWEGTEVKSMFAWLYVAKAKNYQEWLQQASQFTLSINWYLIGSSGVIGYSHVGRLPLRHSQHDSRFPILGTGEYDWKGFLPFTKNPKFYDPSGSFLTNWNNSPMHNYPNPDMLWWNWSIVDRVNEINIRFPRSGSMSASEAWDIIPKTSEADLNARYFVPLFLAAMKKAKLSLTQLELLEQIKQWSRNEQIYKDGKYSDFLKLWISEVAQRTFTPVLDKPYVTSFLDIGDIDHGSNNNSINNTVGVKALYYALLGKNSSIPYIFDWYTGTSSVQVIQDSFFALFTPEDKSKVVGGNTTKMFSYSHKNFLDIPQSLSNLTHFTTSQMNRGTQNNMIVFAKKKVSQCNVTPPGQNGTMLQEGQYQKHGVDQLTLYNTYQCKQQYFYESDIVSHSSSQLSIIVK, encoded by the coding sequence GTGAGATTTAACTATTTAGCATTATTATTTATCTTGCAAATAGGCTGTGTTCCCGCCTTTGCGTTATCGTTAAAACAAGGCGAAGTCAAAATAATTCGCGATGCCTATGGGGTTCCAGCGATATTTGCTAACTCAGTACGAGAAGTCTATTATGGGTATGGATACGCTGTAGCTCAAGATAGATTATTTCAAATGGAAATGATCCGAAGAAGCACCCAAGGGCAAGTTGCTGAAGTATTAGGAGTAGAATATCTGGCTTTTGATAAATATGCGCGAAACTTATTCTGGAAAAAAAGCATACTAGCTCAAATAGACGCACTCAGTGTTGAGGAAAAAGCCATCCTTGATTCATATGCCGATGGCATGAATGCGTATATTGACAGCATCTCTTCAGAGCCACAATTAATTCCCCATGAATTCAAAAAACTTGGCATGGCCTTGACCAAGTGGAATAGGTTTGATGTGGTGATGGTTTTTGTTGGAACAATGGCTGGGAGATATTCTGATTTTACCACCGAGCTTGAAAACCTAAAATTACTTGGAAGCTTACGAAAAAAATACGGCGATAACACTGCACAAAATATTTTTAACCAACTTAAGTGGATTGTCGATCCACTCGCACCTACTACCATACCTAGACGATACGGTAGTTTTGAAGGAAGAGTAACAAATAAAGCACTTTTGCCACCTGACCAATCATGGTTAAAAGTAGATCCAGTGGTAAGTGCAAGTGAGGATATGTTGGGAATTATGAAACCTTCACCAGCATCAAATATTTGGATACTTGGCAAAAATAAATCAAAAAATGCTGAAGCGATATTAGTGAATGGGCCACAGTTTGGCTTGTTTGACCCTGGCTATGTCTATGCTGTTTCTTTACATGCCCCAGGTTTTGAAGTTTCCGGTACAACTCCTTTTGCATATCCATGTATTATCTTTGGGCATAACAATGCGATTGGGTGGGGGTCAACCGCAGGGTTTGGTGACTTGGTGGATTTATTTGTAGAAAAATTACACGATAAAAATAAAAATGAATATTTGCATCAGGGAGTTTATAAACCCATGGAAGTTACAAGGGAGACCATATTGGTTAAAAATGCCGACCCAGTAATTTTTACCGTGAGTCGATCTGTGCATGGCAATATCATTGCACTAGGTAGCGAATATGCGATTAGTAAAGCTCGCTCGTGGGAAGGGACAGAAGTGAAATCTATGTTCGCGTGGCTCTATGTCGCAAAAGCAAAAAATTATCAAGAGTGGTTACAACAAGCCTCTCAATTTACCCTTTCAATAAACTGGTATTTAATTGGTAGTTCTGGAGTAATTGGTTACAGTCATGTTGGGAGACTCCCATTAAGACACTCACAGCATGATTCACGATTTCCTATCCTCGGAACTGGGGAGTATGATTGGAAAGGCTTTTTACCCTTTACAAAAAATCCTAAGTTTTACGATCCATCTGGAAGTTTTTTAACTAATTGGAATAATAGTCCCATGCATAATTATCCGAACCCAGATATGCTTTGGTGGAATTGGTCAATCGTTGATAGAGTTAATGAGATTAACATTCGTTTTCCCCGAAGTGGAAGTATGAGCGCTAGTGAGGCTTGGGATATCATTCCTAAGACTAGTGAAGCAGATCTCAATGCTAGATATTTTGTCCCTCTGTTTCTTGCCGCAATGAAGAAAGCAAAGCTTTCCCTAACGCAACTTGAGTTGCTAGAGCAAATTAAACAATGGAGCAGAAATGAACAAATCTATAAAGATGGCAAGTACTCGGATTTCCTTAAACTCTGGATTAGCGAAGTTGCACAGCGTACGTTTACCCCAGTGCTTGACAAACCTTACGTAACTTCGTTTCTAGATATTGGAGATATTGACCATGGCTCCAATAACAATTCTATTAATAATACTGTTGGGGTTAAAGCGTTATACTATGCGTTATTGGGTAAAAACTCTTCAATACCATATATATTTGATTGGTACACAGGTACCAGTAGCGTGCAAGTTATTCAGGATTCTTTTTTTGCCTTATTTACCCCTGAAGATAAAAGTAAAGTCGTCGGTGGGAATACTACTAAAATGTTCTCGTATTCTCATAAAAACTTTTTAGATATCCCTCAGTCATTATCTAACCTTACCCATTTCACTACATCACAGATGAACCGCGGCACGCAAAACAACATGATTGTTTTTGCTAAAAAAAAGGTAAGTCAGTGTAATGTGACGCCACCAGGTCAAAATGGTACTATGTTACAAGAAGGTCAATATCAAAAGCATGGTGTAGATCAGTTGACCCTGTACAATACCTATCAATGCAAGCAACAATATTTCTATGAGTCGGATATCGTATCTCATAGCAGCTCTCAGTTAAGCATAATCGTTAAATAA
- a CDS encoding NINE protein yields the protein MSELAIKKYCTNCGELISALDKFCSHCGVAVVGGGGEGGGNGEISTSVTSGAHQINVHVNVNSTAKDVEEEDLKSKVVAGVLALFLGGLGIHKFYCGRIGTGIVYLIFFWTFIPAIVGFIEGIIYLVQRNDKIFTKKYCY from the coding sequence ATGAGTGAACTCGCAATTAAAAAATATTGCACCAATTGTGGTGAATTGATAAGCGCACTAGATAAATTCTGCTCTCATTGTGGTGTTGCAGTGGTGGGTGGAGGTGGCGAAGGAGGCGGAAATGGAGAGATATCTACTTCTGTAACTTCAGGCGCGCATCAGATTAATGTCCATGTCAATGTTAACAGCACTGCAAAAGATGTTGAAGAAGAGGATTTAAAAAGTAAAGTAGTAGCAGGTGTGTTGGCTTTATTTTTAGGTGGATTGGGAATACATAAATTTTATTGTGGAAGAATCGGTACCGGCATCGTTTATTTGATATTTTTCTGGACTTTCATTCCGGCTATTGTGGGATTTATTGAGGGTATAATATATCTTGTACAAAGGAACGATAAGATTTTTACTAAAAAATACTGTTATTAA
- a CDS encoding formylglycine-generating enzyme family protein codes for MKIATFVVLTIVSAGSFSETIDSTTMVQIPEGMYKPFFSSPPASVKNTSKVAISQSTTFPTTRSVTIKSFWMDKYPVTRKQFMKFTETSPEWKKDKVSKLFSDQQYLSTNEIDQAPITNVSWFAAQSYCESAGKTLPTTDQYEYVYTNNNLDQTNIKSIEINWLSKPATKALRKVGEGNPNSFGIFDLYDLIFEWTYDFNAIIVNGGDSRDISDTDGQLFCGSGSLNSLDATNYPAFLRFSLRSSLDAKFSTSQLGFRCVINQKSL; via the coding sequence ATGAAGATTGCTACCTTTGTCGTGCTAACTATAGTGTCTGCTGGATCTTTTTCCGAAACTATAGATAGCACGACGATGGTGCAAATACCAGAGGGAATGTATAAACCTTTTTTTAGCTCGCCTCCTGCCTCAGTAAAAAATACCTCAAAGGTTGCGATCAGTCAAAGCACAACTTTTCCAACTACCAGATCTGTTACCATAAAATCGTTTTGGATGGATAAATATCCTGTGACGAGAAAACAGTTTATGAAGTTTACTGAAACTTCACCTGAATGGAAAAAAGACAAAGTATCTAAATTATTTAGTGACCAACAGTATTTATCAACTAATGAAATTGATCAGGCACCTATTACTAATGTTTCGTGGTTTGCCGCACAGTCGTATTGTGAATCAGCGGGTAAAACCTTGCCCACCACAGATCAATATGAATATGTTTATACTAATAATAATTTAGATCAAACAAATATTAAAAGCATAGAAATTAATTGGTTGAGCAAGCCTGCAACCAAAGCATTGCGGAAAGTTGGAGAAGGCAACCCAAATAGTTTTGGTATATTTGATCTTTATGATTTAATCTTTGAATGGACCTATGATTTTAATGCGATTATTGTCAATGGCGGAGATAGTAGAGATATATCCGATACAGACGGGCAGTTGTTTTGTGGATCAGGCAGTTTAAATTCTTTGGACGCCACGAACTACCCTGCGTTTTTGAGATTCTCACTCCGATCTAGTTTAGATGCAAAATTTTCCACCAGCCAATTAGGTTTTCGGTGCGTCATTAATCAGAAATCATTATGA
- a CDS encoding SCO family protein has translation MKRVIFSVLMILFVLPVQAQSEPASLFSLPGTWQDSFSKEFTYKDFAKHRISIVAMVFTHCQAACPIIISQLKKLAKALPDDAEQRGIVFKMFSFDYERDNPTSNSAYLKEHKLNSSLWNMYSSDEVTVRKLALVLGVKYKRDEFGDFEHSNLVTIINAKGEIIIQLNAVTIDIQKALAAINLK, from the coding sequence ATGAAGAGAGTTATTTTCAGCGTATTAATGATATTGTTTGTGTTGCCGGTGCAGGCGCAATCAGAACCAGCTTCGTTATTTAGCTTGCCAGGAACTTGGCAAGATTCATTTAGCAAGGAATTTACCTATAAAGATTTTGCCAAACATAGAATTTCCATTGTGGCCATGGTATTTACCCATTGCCAAGCTGCTTGTCCGATAATTATATCCCAGCTTAAAAAATTAGCTAAGGCTTTGCCCGATGACGCAGAGCAGCGTGGTATTGTCTTTAAAATGTTTTCATTTGATTATGAGCGAGATAATCCGACCAGCAATTCAGCATACTTGAAAGAGCACAAGCTAAATAGTTCATTGTGGAATATGTATTCTTCGGACGAGGTAACCGTGCGCAAATTAGCTTTAGTGTTGGGTGTTAAGTACAAGCGAGATGAGTTCGGAGATTTCGAACATTCAAATTTAGTAACTATCATTAATGCAAAAGGTGAAATAATAATCCAATTAAATGCGGTTACTATAGATATTCAAAAAGCACTTGCAGCGATCAACCTAAAATAA
- a CDS encoding GNAT family N-acetyltransferase produces MNHAFDVTVASEKDLTKIIPMFCNYRLFYQKPISPSEAQTYLAMRMNKKESVILIASTPLTSLGFIQLYPTFCSLLTRPIYVLYDLYVEKDYRRSGVAKAMMQFAEEVARANGMAQITLTTAHTNVNAQALYHSLGYVKDLEFATFTKLLD; encoded by the coding sequence ATGAATCATGCTTTTGATGTTACCGTAGCATCGGAAAAAGACCTCACTAAAATCATCCCCATGTTTTGCAATTATAGATTGTTTTATCAAAAACCAATCTCGCCCTCAGAAGCTCAAACATACTTAGCAATGAGAATGAATAAAAAGGAATCAGTGATACTTATCGCCAGCACCCCATTAACTAGCCTTGGTTTTATTCAGCTCTACCCTACTTTTTGTTCTTTGCTCACTCGTCCGATTTATGTACTTTACGATCTCTATGTTGAAAAAGACTATAGACGATCTGGGGTAGCTAAAGCTATGATGCAATTCGCTGAAGAGGTTGCACGGGCCAATGGCATGGCACAAATCACCCTGACCACCGCACATACCAATGTCAATGCTCAAGCGCTCTATCACTCACTGGGCTATGTGAAAGATTTAGAATTTGCTACTTTCACAAAGCTACTTGATTAG